In Achromobacter xylosoxidans A8, a single window of DNA contains:
- a CDS encoding indolepyruvate ferredoxin oxidoreductase family protein — protein sequence MNAPASPALRAALESVQLDDKYTLESGRAWMSGIHALVRLPMMQRVRDARAGLNTAGFVSGYRGSPLGGVDQNMWKAAKYLKAHHVEFQPGINEDLAATAVWGSQQVNLFPGAKYDGVFGMWYGKGPGVDRCGDVFKHANAAGTSRHGGVLVVAGDDHPAKSSTLPHQSDHILKACMIPALFPSSVQEVLDYGLHGWAMSRYAGVWVGMKCITDIVEVSASVDVDPCRVEILLPQDFQLPADGLNIRLPDTPLQQEARLLDYKLYAALAYARANKLNRELWHVPQRDARFGIMTSGKAYLDTRQALSDLGLSEAVCQRIGLRLFKVGMVWPLESTGMQRFAEGLDEILVVEEKRQVLEYQLKEELFSWIGSGKKIPRVVGKFDDKDGGEWSVPQGNWLLPAHYEFSPAMVARAIAARLLRFELPADVRAGIEARLAFISGREQELARPRVVEERKPWFCSGCPHNTSTRLPEGSRGMAGIGCHYMVRWMDRSTDVFTQMGGEGVPWVGQAPFTEEKHVFANLGDGTYFHSGLLAIRAAVAAKVPITYKILFNDAVAMTGGQPVDGPLSVPMISRQMAAEGIEKIVVVTDEPGKYKQIEGLAPGVPVRHRDELDAVMRELREHPAVSVLIYDQTCATEKRRRRKRNAYPDPARRVLINERVCEGCGDCSQKSHCLSVEPLDTEFGRKRTINQSSCNKDFSCLKGFCPSFVTVEGGKLKKPGALEQDGAIDEDVPHPAARELHQPYGVFIAGVGGTGVVTIGQLLGMAAHLEGKGCSVLDMAGLAQKGGAVYSHVVLAQTPDHLLNTRVAMGEADLLLAGDLVVATSAESMARVNPDRTRILFNSDTAPTAAFVSNPDWTLPGANLIADLAAACGKEHLATVDAAALAVGLLGDAIYSNPLMMGYAYQKGWIPLSQEALLRAIELNGQQVPNNLSAFAWGRRAAHDLAAVKRLIANGGAPSRPEGIIELKRPRAASPVLELKKPTGELEQLVAVRKAFLTDYQNAAYARQYTELVDKVVRAEREATGTNRLALAVARYYFKLMAYKDEYEVARLYSDGEFVKRVRAQFEGDWKLRFHLAPPLFARRDKNGHLIKRSYGPGMLRVFRVLAKMRGLRGTKLDPFGYTAERRAERELIREYGETMTAILSKLNRGNLERAVALASLPEEIRGYGHVKDAAMERVALRRGELLKGFSASVVSIGGVRVA from the coding sequence ATGAACGCTCCTGCTTCGCCTGCCTTGCGTGCCGCGCTCGAATCCGTCCAGCTGGACGACAAGTACACCCTGGAATCCGGGCGCGCCTGGATGAGCGGCATCCACGCCCTGGTCCGCCTGCCCATGATGCAGCGGGTGCGCGATGCGCGCGCCGGCCTGAACACGGCGGGCTTCGTGTCCGGCTATCGCGGCTCTCCATTGGGCGGCGTCGACCAGAACATGTGGAAGGCGGCCAAATACCTGAAGGCCCACCACGTCGAGTTCCAGCCCGGCATCAACGAAGACCTGGCCGCTACCGCGGTGTGGGGCTCGCAGCAGGTCAATCTGTTTCCGGGCGCCAAGTACGACGGCGTCTTCGGCATGTGGTACGGCAAGGGGCCGGGCGTGGACCGCTGCGGCGACGTCTTCAAGCACGCCAACGCGGCCGGCACCTCGCGCCACGGCGGTGTGCTGGTGGTGGCGGGGGACGACCACCCGGCCAAGTCCTCGACCTTGCCGCACCAGAGCGACCACATCCTCAAGGCCTGCATGATTCCGGCGCTGTTTCCTTCCAGCGTGCAGGAGGTGCTGGACTACGGGCTGCATGGTTGGGCGATGAGCCGCTACGCGGGCGTCTGGGTGGGCATGAAGTGCATCACCGATATCGTCGAAGTCTCCGCCTCCGTCGACGTGGATCCGTGTCGCGTGGAGATCCTGCTGCCGCAGGACTTCCAGCTGCCGGCCGACGGCCTGAACATCCGGCTGCCCGACACGCCCTTGCAGCAGGAGGCCCGCCTGCTGGACTACAAGCTTTATGCCGCGTTGGCCTATGCCCGCGCCAACAAGCTCAACCGCGAACTCTGGCATGTGCCGCAACGCGACGCGCGCTTCGGCATCATGACGTCCGGCAAGGCCTATCTGGACACGCGCCAGGCGCTGTCCGACCTGGGCTTGTCCGAGGCCGTGTGCCAGCGCATCGGCCTGCGCCTGTTCAAGGTGGGCATGGTCTGGCCGCTGGAATCCACCGGCATGCAGCGCTTCGCCGAAGGCCTGGACGAGATCCTGGTCGTGGAGGAGAAGCGCCAGGTGCTGGAGTACCAGTTGAAGGAAGAGCTGTTCAGCTGGATCGGCAGCGGCAAGAAGATTCCGCGCGTGGTCGGCAAGTTCGACGACAAGGACGGCGGCGAATGGTCGGTGCCGCAAGGCAATTGGCTGCTGCCGGCGCACTACGAATTCTCGCCCGCCATGGTGGCGCGCGCCATCGCCGCGCGCCTGCTGCGTTTCGAGTTGCCTGCGGACGTGCGCGCCGGCATCGAGGCGCGCCTGGCCTTCATCAGCGGCCGCGAACAGGAGCTGGCGCGCCCGCGCGTGGTCGAAGAGCGCAAGCCCTGGTTCTGTTCGGGCTGTCCGCACAACACCTCGACCCGCCTGCCGGAAGGCTCGCGCGGGATGGCCGGCATCGGCTGCCACTACATGGTCAGGTGGATGGACCGCAGCACCGATGTGTTCACGCAAATGGGCGGCGAGGGCGTGCCCTGGGTGGGACAGGCGCCATTCACCGAGGAAAAGCATGTGTTCGCCAACCTGGGCGACGGCACCTACTTCCATTCGGGACTTTTGGCGATACGCGCGGCGGTGGCGGCCAAGGTGCCGATCACCTACAAGATCCTGTTCAACGATGCCGTGGCGATGACGGGCGGGCAGCCGGTGGATGGCCCCTTGAGCGTGCCGATGATCAGCCGCCAGATGGCCGCCGAGGGCATCGAGAAGATCGTGGTGGTCACCGACGAGCCTGGCAAGTACAAGCAGATCGAAGGCCTGGCGCCGGGCGTGCCGGTGCGGCACCGCGATGAGCTCGACGCGGTCATGCGCGAACTGCGCGAGCATCCCGCGGTATCGGTGCTGATCTATGACCAGACCTGCGCCACCGAGAAGCGGCGCCGGCGTAAGCGCAACGCCTATCCGGACCCGGCGCGCCGCGTGCTCATCAACGAGCGCGTGTGCGAGGGCTGCGGCGACTGTTCGCAGAAATCGCATTGCCTGTCGGTGGAACCCCTGGACACCGAGTTCGGCCGCAAGCGCACGATCAACCAGTCCAGCTGCAACAAGGATTTCTCCTGTCTGAAGGGCTTTTGCCCCAGCTTCGTAACTGTGGAGGGCGGCAAGCTCAAGAAGCCGGGGGCGTTGGAGCAGGACGGCGCCATCGACGAGGACGTGCCGCATCCGGCCGCGCGCGAATTACACCAGCCCTACGGTGTCTTCATCGCCGGCGTGGGCGGCACCGGCGTGGTCACCATAGGCCAGTTGCTGGGCATGGCCGCACACTTGGAGGGCAAGGGCTGTTCGGTGCTGGACATGGCGGGCCTGGCGCAGAAGGGCGGCGCCGTGTATTCGCACGTGGTGCTGGCGCAGACGCCGGACCACCTGCTCAACACGCGGGTCGCCATGGGCGAAGCCGACCTGCTGCTGGCCGGCGACTTGGTCGTGGCCACCAGCGCGGAATCGATGGCGCGGGTAAATCCGGACCGGACGCGCATCCTGTTCAACAGCGACACCGCGCCGACCGCCGCCTTCGTCAGCAATCCGGATTGGACGCTGCCGGGCGCCAATCTGATCGCCGACCTGGCGGCCGCCTGCGGCAAAGAGCACCTGGCCACCGTCGACGCCGCCGCGCTGGCAGTGGGCCTGCTGGGCGACGCGATCTATTCCAACCCGCTGATGATGGGCTACGCCTACCAGAAGGGCTGGATCCCGCTGTCGCAGGAGGCGCTCTTGCGCGCCATCGAACTGAACGGCCAGCAGGTACCGAACAACCTCTCCGCCTTCGCCTGGGGGCGCCGCGCGGCGCACGATCTGGCGGCCGTTAAACGCCTGATCGCCAACGGTGGCGCACCATCCCGGCCGGAAGGCATCATCGAACTCAAGCGCCCGCGCGCCGCCAGTCCGGTGCTGGAACTGAAGAAGCCCACAGGCGAGCTTGAGCAGTTGGTGGCGGTGCGCAAAGCCTTCCTGACCGATTACCAGAACGCGGCCTATGCCCGGCAATACACCGAATTGGTGGACAAGGTCGTGCGGGCCGAGCGCGAGGCCACGGGCACCAACCGGCTGGCGCTGGCGGTGGCGCGCTACTACTTCAAGCTGATGGCCTACAAGGACGAGTACGAAGTCGCGCGACTGTACTCAGACGGCGAGTTCGTCAAGCGCGTACGGGCGCAGTTCGAAGGCGACTGGAAGCTGCGCTTCCACCTGGCGCCGCCGCTGTTCGCGCGGCGCGACAAGAATGGCCACCTGATCAAGCGCAGTTACGGTCCGGGGATGTTGCGGGTTTTCCGTGTGCTGGCGAAGATGCGCGGCTTGCGCGGCACGAAGCTGGACCCGTTCGGCTACACGGCCGAGCGCCGCGCCGAACGCGAGCTGATCCGCGAATACGGGGAGACGATGACGGCGATCCTGTCGAAATTGAACCGCGGGAACCTGGAGCGCGCCGTGGCCTTGGCCAGTTTGCCCGAGGAGATCCGGGGATACGGGCATGTGAAGGACGCGGCGATGGAGCGGGTGGCTTTGCGGAGGGGGGAGTTGTTGAAGGGATTTAGTGCGAGTGTGGTTTCTATTGGTGGGGTTCGGGTGGCTTGA
- the glpK gene encoding glycerol kinase GlpK, whose amino-acid sequence MTTNEFVLALDQGTTSSRAIVFDREGVVRGVGQREFRQHYPRPGWVEHDASEIWHSQLDVAREALRNAGATAADIAAIGITNQRETTVIWERATGRPLARAIVWQDRRTAPMCDQLRQDGHADFLQSRTGLVLDAYFSGTKLAWLLDHVPGARQMAERGELAFGTVDTWLIWQLTGGAVHSTDPSNASRTMLFDLHTQDWNDEILALLKIPRSVLPAIAPSSAVVGEALPEWLGGSIPIAGVAGDQQAATFGQACFTPGMAKNTYGTGCFMLMNVGDKPVQSRNHLLSTVGWGLPQAGNGGWRPTYMLEGGVFVAGAAVQWLRDGLGIIQRSEEIESLAASVADTDDVFMVPAFAGLGAPHWDPYARGTLVGLTRGTTRAHIARATLESIALQSAELLTCMNGDSGIALTELRVDGGAARNDLLMQMQADLLGVPVVRPRVSESTALGAAGLAGLAVGFWSGLDEFASKWQAERTFEPTWPESVRAARMKRWRQAVELSKGWSDSAGK is encoded by the coding sequence GTGACGACGAATGAATTTGTCCTAGCCCTGGACCAGGGCACGACCAGCTCCCGCGCAATCGTGTTCGACCGCGAAGGCGTGGTGCGCGGCGTAGGCCAGCGCGAATTCCGCCAGCACTATCCGCGGCCGGGCTGGGTCGAACACGACGCCAGCGAGATCTGGCACAGCCAGCTGGACGTGGCGCGCGAGGCTCTGCGCAACGCCGGCGCGACCGCCGCCGACATTGCCGCCATCGGCATCACCAACCAGCGCGAAACCACCGTGATCTGGGAACGCGCCACGGGCCGCCCTCTGGCCCGCGCCATCGTCTGGCAGGACCGCCGAACAGCGCCGATGTGCGACCAGCTGCGCCAGGACGGCCACGCCGATTTCCTGCAATCGCGCACCGGCCTGGTGCTGGACGCCTATTTCTCCGGCACCAAGCTTGCCTGGCTGCTGGACCACGTACCCGGGGCGCGCCAGATGGCCGAACGCGGCGAGCTGGCCTTCGGCACCGTGGACACCTGGCTGATCTGGCAACTGACCGGCGGCGCGGTGCACAGCACCGACCCCAGCAATGCGTCGCGCACCATGCTGTTCGACCTGCACACGCAGGACTGGAACGACGAGATCCTGGCGCTGCTCAAGATTCCGCGCAGCGTGCTGCCGGCAATCGCGCCCAGCAGCGCGGTGGTGGGCGAAGCTCTGCCCGAATGGCTGGGCGGCTCCATCCCCATCGCCGGCGTGGCTGGCGACCAGCAGGCCGCCACCTTCGGCCAGGCCTGCTTCACGCCGGGCATGGCCAAGAACACCTACGGCACCGGCTGCTTCATGCTGATGAACGTGGGCGACAAGCCGGTGCAATCCCGCAACCACCTGCTGTCCACGGTAGGCTGGGGCCTGCCGCAGGCCGGCAATGGCGGCTGGCGCCCGACCTACATGCTGGAAGGCGGCGTGTTCGTGGCCGGCGCCGCGGTGCAATGGCTGCGCGACGGGCTGGGCATCATCCAGCGCTCTGAAGAAATCGAATCCCTGGCCGCCAGCGTGGCCGACACCGACGACGTCTTCATGGTCCCGGCCTTCGCCGGCCTGGGCGCGCCGCACTGGGACCCTTATGCGCGCGGCACGCTGGTGGGCCTGACCCGCGGCACCACCCGCGCCCACATCGCCCGCGCCACGCTGGAATCCATCGCGCTGCAAAGCGCGGAACTGCTGACCTGCATGAACGGCGACAGCGGCATCGCGCTGACCGAGCTGCGCGTGGACGGCGGCGCGGCGCGCAACGACTTGCTAATGCAGATGCAGGCGGACCTGCTGGGCGTCCCGGTGGTGCGTCCACGCGTGTCGGAATCGACGGCGCTGGGGGCCGCGGGGTTGGCGGGGCTGGCGGTGGGTTTCTGGTCTGGACTGGATGAGTTTGCCTCGAAGTGGCAGGCGGAACGGACGTTCGAGCCGACTTGGCCGGAGTCTGTGCGGGCTGCGCGGATGAAGCGGTGGAGGCAGGCTGTGGAGTTGTCCAAGGGCTGGTCGGATAGTGCTGGGAAGTAG
- a CDS encoding DHA2 family efflux MFS transporter permease subunit produces MSAESAAAARPAPLSSEQAARAARMIPFIVGCALFMQMLDATVVATALPAMARALGSTPVRLNVAITSYLLSVAVFVPVSGWAADRYGARRVFVAAIGLFTLSSVACALSQDLPQLVLARIVQGMAGAMMVPVGRIILLRTVPKQDLLKAMSFLSIPALLGPVIGPPLGGFMVTYMSWHWIFLINIPIGILGIFLVLRYVAEIREESAPRLDWPGFLLSAICLATLVSGFEAIGRDVMPLSMLLGLIAVGTVCGLLYGWHAKRTEHPIIDLSLMRIPTFAISTLGGNLCRFAVGATPFLLAMLLQVGFGLTPFAAGLITFASAAGALLMKFVATPIVKHFGFRRVLTVNAVLAGAFIVICGAFTPTTPVWLMIAILLVGGFFRSLQFTGVNTLTYADIPPSKMSRASSFAAMAQQLGISLGVGVAAVTLNISMSLRGAETLAIRDVVAGFIVVGVLCMASTFSFRRLEPLAGAHLNGAKQSDDE; encoded by the coding sequence ATGTCCGCAGAATCCGCAGCAGCAGCCCGTCCCGCTCCTCTTTCCAGTGAGCAAGCAGCGCGCGCGGCGCGCATGATTCCCTTCATCGTGGGCTGTGCGCTGTTCATGCAGATGCTGGACGCCACCGTGGTGGCCACCGCCCTGCCGGCCATGGCCCGCGCCCTGGGATCCACCCCCGTGCGGCTGAACGTGGCCATTACGTCCTATCTGCTTTCGGTGGCGGTTTTCGTGCCCGTCAGCGGCTGGGCGGCCGACCGCTACGGGGCACGGCGGGTGTTCGTGGCGGCGATCGGCCTGTTCACGCTCAGCTCCGTGGCCTGTGCGCTGTCCCAGGATCTGCCGCAGCTGGTCCTGGCCCGCATCGTCCAGGGGATGGCGGGCGCGATGATGGTGCCGGTGGGACGGATCATCCTGCTGCGCACCGTGCCCAAGCAGGACTTGCTGAAGGCCATGTCCTTTCTTTCCATTCCGGCCCTGCTGGGCCCGGTGATCGGACCGCCGCTGGGCGGCTTCATGGTCACCTATATGTCCTGGCACTGGATCTTCCTGATCAATATCCCCATCGGGATCCTGGGCATTTTCCTGGTGCTGCGCTACGTCGCGGAGATCCGCGAGGAATCCGCTCCGCGCCTGGATTGGCCGGGCTTCCTGCTCAGCGCGATCTGCCTGGCCACCCTGGTCAGCGGCTTCGAGGCCATCGGCCGCGACGTCATGCCGCTGTCCATGCTGCTGGGGCTGATCGCCGTGGGCACCGTCTGCGGCCTGCTCTACGGCTGGCATGCCAAGCGTACGGAGCATCCCATCATCGACCTGTCCTTGATGCGGATCCCCACCTTCGCCATTTCCACGCTGGGCGGCAACCTGTGCCGCTTCGCTGTGGGCGCAACGCCCTTCCTGCTGGCCATGCTGCTGCAGGTAGGCTTCGGCCTCACGCCGTTCGCGGCCGGCCTGATCACCTTCGCCAGCGCGGCGGGCGCGCTGCTGATGAAGTTCGTGGCCACCCCCATCGTGAAGCACTTCGGCTTTCGCCGGGTGTTGACCGTGAACGCCGTACTGGCGGGCGCGTTCATCGTGATCTGCGGCGCCTTCACGCCCACCACGCCGGTGTGGCTGATGATCGCCATCCTGCTGGTCGGCGGCTTTTTCCGTTCGCTGCAATTCACCGGGGTAAATACGCTAACCTATGCCGACATCCCCCCGTCCAAGATGAGCCGCGCCAGCAGTTTCGCCGCCATGGCGCAACAGCTCGGCATCAGCCTGGGCGTGGGCGTGGCCGCGGTGACGCTGAACATCAGCATGTCCTTGCGCGGCGCGGAAACGCTGGCGATCCGCGACGTCGTCGCGGGCTTCATCGTCGTCGGCGTGCTGTGCATGGCCTCGACCTTCTCCTTTAGACGCCTCGAACCTCTGGCCGGGGCACACCTGAACGGCGCCAAACAAAGTGACGACGAATGA
- a CDS encoding DUF3460 family protein produces the protein MATNYESEITLFLKDFKQSHPGTEERQREGRARLWDKPQDSELLEGFRAARVPQRPYVYQAD, from the coding sequence ATGGCGACCAACTACGAATCCGAGATCACCCTTTTCCTGAAAGACTTCAAGCAATCGCACCCTGGCACCGAAGAGCGCCAGCGCGAGGGCCGCGCCCGTCTTTGGGACAAACCGCAGGATTCGGAACTGCTGGAAGGCTTCCGCGCGGCCCGCGTGCCGCAAAGGCCGTACGTCTACCAGGCCGACTGA
- a CDS encoding segregation and condensation protein A: protein MAQHASVPGDALAALVEPPVDSTPDTIDSVAFARLYGEPLFQMPTDLYIPPDALEVFLEAFEGPLDLLLYLIRKQNFNVLDIPMADVTRQYLSYVDQIRIHNLELAAEYLLMAAMLIEIKSRMLLPVKKSDTGEEAEDPRAELVRRLLEYEQMKLAAKKLDAMPQLGRDFVSSQAVADLSVERMLPEVSVDDLRAAWADIMKRAKLNQHHHITREQLSVRDHMTHILRRLNDVRFMEFGDLFMERVREGAPAAVVVVHFIAMLELARESLLEITQAEPYAPIYVRLAYTSVAAVAA, encoded by the coding sequence ATGGCCCAACACGCTTCCGTCCCGGGCGACGCCCTGGCCGCGCTAGTGGAACCGCCCGTCGACAGCACCCCTGACACCATCGACAGCGTCGCGTTCGCGCGCCTGTATGGCGAGCCGCTGTTCCAGATGCCCACGGACCTGTACATCCCGCCGGATGCGCTGGAAGTGTTCCTGGAAGCGTTTGAAGGGCCGCTGGACCTGCTGCTCTACCTGATCCGCAAGCAGAACTTCAATGTGCTGGACATCCCCATGGCGGATGTCACGCGGCAGTACCTGTCGTATGTGGACCAGATCCGCATCCACAACCTGGAGCTGGCCGCCGAGTACCTGCTGATGGCGGCGATGCTCATCGAGATCAAGTCGCGCATGCTGCTGCCGGTCAAGAAGAGCGACACCGGCGAAGAGGCGGAAGATCCGCGCGCCGAACTGGTGCGCCGCCTGCTCGAATACGAGCAGATGAAGCTGGCGGCCAAGAAGCTGGACGCGATGCCGCAGCTGGGCCGCGACTTCGTCAGCAGCCAGGCGGTGGCCGACCTGAGCGTGGAACGCATGTTGCCCGAGGTCAGCGTGGACGATCTGCGCGCGGCCTGGGCCGACATCATGAAGCGGGCCAAGCTGAACCAGCATCACCACATCACGCGCGAACAGCTGTCCGTGCGCGATCACATGACGCACATCCTGCGGCGCCTGAACGACGTGCGCTTCATGGAATTCGGCGATCTGTTCATGGAGCGCGTGCGCGAAGGCGCGCCGGCGGCGGTGGTGGTCGTGCATTTCATCGCCATGCTGGAACTGGCCCGCGAATCCCTGCTGGAAATTACGCAGGCCGAGCCCTATGCTCCCATCTACGTGCGCCTGGCCTACACCAGCGTGGCGGCGGTCGCGGCCTGA
- the panC gene encoding pantoate--beta-alanine ligase, whose translation MKVVHTIQELRDHLRGQNRVSFVPTMGNLHEGHLSLMKLARQHGDPVVASIFVNRLQFGPNEDFDQYPRTLAADIEKLERERDVYVLFAPNEREMYPEPQSFRVQPPDDLGDILEGEFRPGFFEGVSTVVLKLFSCVQPRVAVFGKKDYQQLMVVRNMCRQFQLPVDVLAHETVRAEDGLALSSRNRYLSEADRAEAPALYAALQRAGQRLAQGERDAAALEREATETLTRRGWQVDYVALRRQRDLKRPEAADLQAGEPLVALAAAKLGATRLIDNLELAYTA comes from the coding sequence TTGAAAGTCGTACATACCATCCAGGAACTGCGTGATCACCTGCGCGGCCAGAACCGCGTGTCGTTCGTGCCCACCATGGGCAACCTGCATGAAGGCCACCTGTCCCTGATGAAGCTGGCGCGCCAGCATGGCGACCCGGTGGTGGCCAGCATCTTCGTGAACCGCCTGCAATTCGGCCCCAACGAGGATTTCGACCAATATCCCCGCACGCTCGCCGCCGACATCGAGAAGCTCGAGCGCGAGCGCGACGTCTATGTGCTGTTCGCGCCGAACGAGCGCGAGATGTATCCCGAGCCGCAGAGCTTCCGCGTGCAGCCGCCCGACGACCTGGGCGACATCCTGGAAGGGGAGTTCCGCCCCGGCTTCTTCGAAGGCGTCAGCACCGTGGTGCTGAAGCTGTTTTCCTGCGTGCAGCCACGCGTGGCCGTGTTCGGCAAGAAGGACTATCAGCAGCTGATGGTGGTGCGCAACATGTGCCGCCAGTTCCAGCTGCCGGTGGATGTGCTGGCGCACGAGACCGTGCGTGCCGAGGACGGCCTGGCGCTGTCCTCGCGCAACCGCTATCTGAGCGAAGCCGACCGCGCCGAAGCGCCCGCGCTGTACGCCGCGTTGCAGCGCGCCGGCCAGCGCCTGGCCCAGGGCGAACGCGATGCCGCCGCCCTGGAGCGCGAAGCCACCGAGACCCTGACGCGGCGCGGCTGGCAGGTGGACTACGTGGCCTTGCGCCGCCAGCGCGACCTCAAGCGCCCCGAAGCCGCCGACCTGCAGGCCGGCGAACCGCTGGTGGCCCTGGCGGCCGCCAAGCTGGGCGCGACCCGCCTGATCGACAATCTGGAACTGGCCTATACGGCCTGA